The stretch of DNA GACAGATTGGCATCGAAGCTCGCGACGCCCAAGGCGACATCGGAACGACAGAGGTGCAAATTCAACTCACCGATGTGAATGAACCACCTGTTGCTGGAAACCAAGAGTTTGCGTTACCTAGCCAAATCGAATCGGGCGCGGTGCTCGGAACGATCTCGGCAGATGACCCGGACCAGGGGGAGCAGTTGACGTTCGGGATTACCGACGGAAACGATGACGGTGCCTTTGCAATTGATCCGAAGACCGGTGAGCTGACAGTCGTCTCTCCGGAAAAACTAAATGCCCGGTCCGCGCGTCAAGCGGCCTTGTCGATCAGCATCGCTGACCGTGCGGAAGCATCAACCACGGCGACCGCCACGATTGATTTGGGAATCGCCCAGGCAGATTCATCACTGGCTGCCGCCATTCGGGCCATGTCCGCAGAAAATGAAGACACCGACGATACGACCCATCCCGTGGACAGCCAAACGGCAGCGGTTGTAGCAAAGCCGACCCCCAAAACCAAACCAGCTCCGCCCGTGACTCCCAAAGTTGCAACGTCGGCCACAGCACCGGCCGCGGTTGCAACGGCGGTACCCACGAATGTCGTTCCTGCATCCAACAAACGAGCGGCAGCGAGTTGGTTGCTACTTTGTATCGGAGGTGCTGCGGTCGTTTGGGGTGCAGTCTTGGTGCTGACGTCCTTGCGTCAGCGGCGAATGTCGGCGACTCTTAGGAAATCCATTGCCGCCGCTCATCACGATGAAGAATTGCTGCATGAGCGGATGCTGAGTTTGGACGCGTTTTCTAATGAATTACGTGCCGAACGCGATGAGTTGATGGCTACGCGGCGGCTGCTTACTGGAGAATTCGAGAAACTCAAGTCGCTGTTGGGGCGGCAAACTGAGGAACTCCGCTCGACTGACACTGTGCTGCAACATGGCGATGAAATACTACAAAAACAAATGGCCATGGCTGCTGCTCCTGCACCTGTAACAGGCCCCGCCGGCGAGACTTTAGATTCGGTGCGCCGCCAATTCGCCGTGCAACACCAACGCTTGGGGACATTGCAGGAAACGATGGAGCAACGCGATCGCGAGCTGATCGATACCTGTTCTAAAATGGATACGCGTCTGGAGGAAGTTTTGCAGAAAGTGTCGCTGATTGACACTTTTGACGAATCGCAACAGGGAGGCGGAGATGACTTACCTCCATCTGAGGAAGATAACGTTGCCGGAGCCCATGCGATGGCTGCCTGGGACAAACGACAAGCGCAGATCCAGGAACTGGAACAACAATTCGATAGCAGTACCGGCGAACCTTCTCCAAGCGGAATGGCCACGAAAGCCTCTTTGCAAGACGAGGCCATGACATCGACGGCTGTAAGCGACATGGAATTTGACTATGGACTTCTCGACGCCAAGCCATCGCCTGGTGAACTCTTTACCGATGACCCCGCTACCGATGAGCACGTTACCGAAGAGATGCAACAAAAGTGGGCGGCCCGTACGGAACTGAATACACTCCGCTCAGTGGCGAATCAATCCACTCGAACAACTCTTGCGAATTACTCCCGCAAGAAATTTCTCAGAAGTAAACTGCTGTTGGGTTCGCTGGCGCTGTTTGGAGTCAGTTTCGCGATGCTCCTGTGGCTGGGCGGATTGGGGGCCAATGCCTCGCAGTCCTCGCTGGGCTGGGGGGCTTTGGGAACAGGTGCCGTCGCAACGGTCTTGCTGGTCTCCTCTTGGTTTAAACACCGCAGGTAGTCGCAAGCGGCTGACGTCACTCGAGACGTAAAAACCTTAGACATAAAAAAACGGGGCGGAGGGACATCAGCGTCACCTCCGTCCCGTTTGTTTTTTTATCGCTGGTAGCCTGATGAACCAGCCCATGCTTTACGGGTCGATGAGCAGCAAGGCGCGTGTGGCCGCATTGCGTACGCCTGGGTTATCGTCGTTCATTGCTTCGAGCAATTCCGGAACGACCGTTTTCGACGGCGAACCGACAGCCCCTAAGGCGAAGGCGGAAACTTCTCGCACGCGAGCATTCTCATCACTCAGCCGAGCTGCCAAAGCTTTCACCACGACATTGCTGTTGGGTGCGATCTCTGCCAAGGCATAGGCGGAAACCCAACGGACGTCGGCGTCGGCATCGTCCAAGGCGCTGGTCAATACGGCAATGGAGTTCGCATTTTTGCCGGCCACCTTCCACAAGGCTTCAGCCGCTTGCAAATTGCCCGGCGTCACTTCGCATTCTGACGCAGAGACGAGCATCGGGACTGCTTTTTCGGCTGGCGGACCAATCTCGCCCAAGGCGACTGCTGCCAACGACTGCACCGAATTGGCGCCGTCACTCAGCCCGTTGGAAAGTGTGGGGACCGCAAACTCGGTTTTATGGGTGATCCGCCACAAGGCCAACGCAGAGTGCATGCGCACCTTGGCGTCGGCATCGTGCAGCAAGACCGTTAATGCGGGAACCGCGGGGGCCGCTTCCTCTTTCATCATTCCCAACCGATAGACAAGTTTGTCTCGATTGGGTGCGTTTGGGTTGCTCAGTGCTTGCAACAGATCAGCGACGTCCCCTTCTGCTTCCAGGGGAATCGGTAGGGCCGGGGCCGTTGTCGGAAAAGTGGATGTCGGGCGACGGTCGTCGACTGCAATGTCGGAAGCAGCCGGGGTTTCAATGGTCTCTAACCGAACCAACGGTTCGCGGCGATTGATCTGCCGCGGTTTGCGCGTCACTTGAATCGCAGGTTGTTCAGACGCTGTCGTGGTTCGCTCGGTCGTGGTCACTTGCCGTCGCGTACGCGGCGGTAGAAACAGATCGCTGGATGCTTCTTCATCATTGGCCGGGACCGGTTCCGACTCAACGGGCGGAGCTTCCGGAGGCAAGTCCAACGCAGGAGCATCTTCGGAAATATCCGGCACCGGATTAATATCGGTGGGGACGTCGTCAGCCGGTTCTTCATAAGGGAGAGCCGGTGGCACGGGCGGAGGCCCATCCTCAGCCGGGACGTCACCAGTATCGACCGGCAGGTCACCGTCGTCGGCCGGTTCGGGGGCCGGGACGTCAACCGGCATCTCGGAGTCACCCGGATATTGCGGCTGCATCATCGTCGGCGAACTGGGACAGAATCCCCCCGGCGGGCAGTTTTGGAAGTCTTGAGGAAAGACCCGCCAACACGTGGGGAAGTATCCGTAATACTGTTGGCAATGAGGACTAATCTTCACCGGATCGTATTCGGTTCGATTTTCTTTGTGAAAGAGTCCTTTGAACCACCCCGCCGATACGGTCGTTGGCCAGAAGATGGGAATGACTGCGAGGGCAGTCACGACAGACAGAAGCCGACTAGCCGACCATGATTTCTTTAACACGATGATCTGCCTCCCTGCGGGGCGTTTTCAGTAACAAGACCTCGATCCCCTGCGCGCTCAGGCAACGCAAATTCGAAGACCGCTTCCCGCATTTTGGTGGAAGGGTTTCGAGGCTGGGTCGGATCCAGGTAGGTTATTTGGTCGTTGAGGTCCCCCCTGCGCAAAACCAATTCTTGCGCGGCAGGACCACGGGTATGGTTTACATCGGTTGGCGCACCCGGTCCATTTGAAGGAATTGCGCCGGTTATGCCCGACTTGACGTCTCTTGCCTAGATTGACATTCGCGGCTGTCCCGAAACGATGACGATCGCAGTCCCATTACGATCGCAATGGGCGGTCAACGTAACCCAGGGCGTCGCTGCGCTTTGCCCTGGGCTGACATGTTATGGCTCCGTCGGGGCGAGATCAGCGACCACTCGACGGTACCAAGTGTATTTATGCCTTTGGCCGCTATTGCACCTCAATCGAGGCCCCAACGGGGCCACACAAGTCAGCCCAGGGCAAGGGTGCGTGAGCGAAGCGAACGCCCCGCCGCCCTGGGTTTGGATGGCCGTAGAGCGATTTAGCCCTGAAAGGGCGACACAATTCATTGGCTTAAACAACGCCAAATTTCGCCGCCGTCCAGGGATTCATTCGCGAGACACGAATTGAGATCGCTCGGCCGATTTGCTACGCTCAGCACAGCAATCGCAGGTTTTCCCGGACTGAGATGTTCTAGAACCGGGACCGTGTTTAGAGACCGTTGCGAATTGACCCGGCGGGAGCGAGTCCGATGAGTGACGAAAAAACGATCTTCAAAAAAATCATTGATAAAGAGATTCCAGCAGACATCGTTTTCGAAGATGACCTCTGCTTGGCATTTCGCGACGTCAATCCACAAGCACCCACGCACGTGCTGGTGATCCCTAAACAGGAGATTCCTTCCGTCGCGGATTTAGCAGATAGCGACGCCGCCTTGGCGGGTCACTTGCTGTTGGTAGCCCGCGACGTGGCAAAACAGTTAGAATTGGACAGTGGATTTCGTCTGGTGGTCAACAACGGTCCCGGAGCAGGCCAAACAGTGGATCATCTGCACATCCATATTCTGGGAGGTCGCAGCTTGGTTTGGCCGCCCGGATAAATCCGCACGGTGAAATTGCTCGCTGAGGAATAGAACCGTACTTCGTTTCACTGATTAGATCCTACCCCCGTTGATATTCGCCTTTGCAAAGACATCGCTCATGAATTTTAAGGAACACCGCATGCGATCGACTAAACCTCTGATTGCCTTTGTTGTCATGGCCGCCATGGGAACGTTGTTGTGGGCCGGAGCCGAGGGGGACGTTCCTTCGGGAGAGCGGATGATTGCCGCCGCCACCAAATTTGAGAACTCTCTCAATGCCAAACAGCGCAGCAAAGCGGAGTTTCAATTCGACGACGAGGAACGCTTGAACTGGCATTTCATTCCCCGCGAGCGGAAAGGTCTTCCGCTGAAAGACCTGGAAGGGGAGGCACTCAAGGCGGCTCACAACCTGATTCAATCGGGCCTGTCGGATGCCGGTTATACGCAGGCACTGGATGTAATGAGCCTCGAAGAGGTGGTCTACCTGCTTGAACAAGGGGACCGGCAAGAACGTCGCGAACGCCGCGACCCGGACAAGTATTATCTGAGCCTGTTCGGTAAGCCGAACCCGCAAGGGAAATGGGGCTGGCGACTGGAAGGGCATCACCTGTCGTTGAATTTTGTCGTCCAAGATGGCAATGTCGTCTCGAGTACACCGGAGTTCTTTGGCGCCAATCCTGGCTACATCAGTGCCGGACCGGGACGGGAAATTCGTGTGTTGGCGGCCGAAGAAGATTTCGCACGGCAAATCGTCAACATCAGCACTCCGCAGCAGCTAAAAACAATCTGGATCAGTGAAAAGGCGGACAGAGACATCCGGGGCGCTGGCGAATCGCAACCGGTGGTCACCGATCCGATTGGCTTAGCCTATCGCGACATGAGTGACGAACAACAAAAACTATTATCCGCACTGCTCAGCGAATATCTGCGGAACATGCCGCAAGACATTTCGCAGCAGCGGCACGCGGAATTGAAGGCGGCCGGTTTAGACGACATTACTCTCGCTTGGTGGGGCGGTCGCGAACGGAACGAACCGCACGCGTACCGGTTGCAGGGACCGACCTTTATTGTCGAATACAACAACACCCAAAACTCCGCCAATCACATTCATTCCATCTGGCGCAACCTCAGCGGCGATTTCGATGTCGCCCGCAATCAGTAAATGATTCCGGTCAAGGTTACGCCGTCTGCAGCCGCAATCACAAAAGAGTTTTTAACCACGAAAAGAACGGTGATTCGTCGTCCGTGCTACTAACATCCAAAATCTTTTCGCCATTCCCGGCTTTTGAGTTTGCCTCTAACAGATAAACCACGAAAGACGCGAAATACACGAAAAAAAGACAGAGGAAACGACATAGACTTGCGGCGCTGAAGTAGAACTTAAAAAACAAAACTTGGATGAAAATAACTTAGGTTCTTTTTCGAGTGTTTCGTTTTTTTCGAGGTTCAGTTTTTTTGCTGACATTGCGGTAGCAGGCCACACCGGATGTTTAACGGCTCTTATTCCCTAATCGAACGTCATCCCTTAAGGCTCACACGTTCGTGTTTTTCATGAGGTCGACCGATGAGTCAAGTCGTCAGCAGTGCGTTGGAACAAGAGTACCGCGATGCGTTTCCGGAATCGGCAAAGCATTTTCAGCAAGGCCGTGAGACGTTTCCCAGCGGCGTGACGCATGATGCGCGGTATCTAGAACCGTTTCCTGTCTATGTCCATTCGGCTGCGGGATCGCGCAAGCAAACCGTCGAAGGTCGTGAATTGGTCGATTATTGGATGGGGCACGGATCGATGTTGTTGGGGCATAGCCACCCGGCCGTCGTCGCTGCCGTCCAAAAACAAGCGGCGCTTGGCACGCACTATGGTGCCTGTCACGAATCAGAAATGCGCTGGGCGGAATGGGTCATCAAACTTGTTCCTTCGGCCCAGCGGGTGCGATTCGTCAACAGCGGCACCGAAGCGACATTGATGGCACTTCGTGTCTCTCGCATCGTCAGCGGCAAAACGAAGGTGATCAAATTCGCCGGCCATTTTCACGGTTGGCATGATGGTTTGATCCCCGGCGCGGATGCTCCGCACGATACCGGTAGCTACGCCATGCCGGGTGTGACCGATAGCGTGATGGGCGACTTGGTGATTGTGCCGCCCAACAATTTGGCTGCCTTAGAACAGGCCATTGACGAGCACGACCCGGCTTGCGTGTTTGTCGAAGCGACCGGCGGGCACTTCGGGGCTGTTCCCGTACGGGGCGAGTTTCTCCGCGGCTTGCGCGAATTGACCGAGCGTAAGGGGGTGATCCTGGTCTGCGACGAAGTGATCACCGGGTTTCGTGTGCATCCCAGTGGAGCACAGGGGTATTACGAATTTGTGCCCGACCTGACAACGATGGCCAAAATCCTCGCCGGCGGACTCCCCGGCGGCGCGCTGGCCGGCCGTGCGGACTTAATGGCGGCGCTGGAATTCGACAATCCGCACGGCAAAAAAATGAAGCACCCCGGCACGTTCAACGGCAATCCGCTTTCCGCCGCAGCCGGGATTGCTGCTTTGGAAATCGTCTCCACCGGCGAGCCTTGCACGCATGCCAACGAGGTCGCACGACGGCTCCGTACGGAGATCAACGAGGTCTTCGCCCGCAAGAATGCGCCGTGGGTGGCGTATGGAGAATTTTCGGCCGTCAATATCTTGCCGAACTACACGGGTCCCCGCCCCGAGAGCGACGATTTCATTCCGCACGACAACCAGTTGGAAAAACTGGACATCAGCTTTGATCGCAGGCTCTCCAGCGCCTTCCGCATGGCGTTGTTGCTCAATGGCGTTGACTTTTTCGGCTGGAAAGCCATGACTTCAGCAGCGCATAGCGACGAGGACATCCAACAAACCGTCGCTGCCTTCGACCACATGATCGACCGCCTCCGCGACGAAGGCCTGTCGGAGTAGCTTCAACGATCTCACCACATAGATCGTAGGGCAGGCTCCCGCCTGCCGGATGATACGTTGGACGTGGCTTGGCAAATCCGGCGGCAGGCGGGAGCCTGCCCTACTTACTTACAACTTGTAGAAGCATACTAAACTTTGCGTGAACGCTATCGGAAACCATGAGGCTGTGATGTTTATTGAGGGACGCCGTTACGATACCGGAGAGCCGGTCCGCATTTCGATTGATCAGGGGCGGATTGCCACCATCGAACCCGCGCGCCCAACCGGCCCCATTGAAGAGTGGCCGTATGTCGCACCGGGGATGTTTGATTTACAGATCAACGGCCATGGGGGCATCTGGTATTCGCAACCGGGACTGACTGCCGAAGATATCATCGGCACGCTGATACCGCATTTCGCGCACGGTGTTACGCGGATATTTCCGACGTTGATCACCAACTCATTCGAGAATCTAGCTTCCGGGTTCACAGCAATTCGCCAAGCTTGTGAACAAGAAGCGTGGGTTGCGGAAATGGCCCCCGGTTGCCATTTGGAGGGTCCGTACATTTCGCGCGAAGATGGACCGCGCGGGGCGCATGGTTTGGAGTATGTCCGCGACGCCGATTGGGATGAGTTTTCTCGCCTGCAAGAGATCTCCGGCAACCGCATTAAACTCTTAACCTTGGCACCCGAAGTACCCGGCGCGATTGAGTTGATTCGCCGTGCGGTCAAATCGGGTGTGACTGTCTCCATTGGGCATACGGCGGCCACACCGGAGGACATTCGCGCCGCTGCCGATGCCGGCGCTACGCTGAGCACGCATTTGGGCAATGGTGCCCACGGCATGCTGCGGCGGCATCCTAATTATATCTGGGAGCAACTGGCCGAAGACCGCCTGCATACCAGTATCATCTGCGACGGACATCACCTGCCCGCCAGTGTGGTGAAGACGATTCTCCGCGTGAAGTCGCCCCAGCGGACGATTCTGACCTGCGATGCGGCCGGCTTAGCGGGATGCCCGCCGGGTGAGTATCGTAATGCGGGCGTTGACGTCGAAGTTTTGGCCGATGGCCGGATTGTGATTGCCGGACAGGATCAACTGCTCGCCGGTTCCACTCTTTGTACCGATGCCTGTGTTGCCAACGCTATGCGTCTGGGCGGCGTATCTTTGAAAGAGGCGATCGATATGGCGGGACGAGTCCCCGCGCGGTTGGTGGGGCTGGAAACGATCGAACTTCTGCCCGGTTCTCGAGCAGACTTGATCACGTTCCACGTTTCGCCTGAGTCAAATTGCCTGGACATCCGTGCAACATTGTTTGGTGGTGAATACCGGCATGGCGGCTGATGCCAGCCGGTGGAGCGAGGAAAACTCATTTCGGCACAGTCCTTGCTGGTTTTCCCTACCGTGCGCAAGGATACACTTGAACATCGTTCGGGAGATGATATCATCAAATTAGGGAAATTTCGTAGCCTCGTGCTGCCTCTTCCCGTACCATGGAAAAGTGCACGCAGCCCGAAATCCGACTGAGAGGCCAGTACTCAGGAGAAACAGGCTGAATACTTTTGGGAGAATTGTCGCAGCGTGAATCGACCATCAGCTTAAGGAATCGTGGGAGGGGCAACCGAAGACCGCTATGTTTCGCGTGAAATCCTTGTGGTGCCCTCATTCGTCGCCCCCGTGGACAGACAACAGCCTGAACTCGTAACAATCTCATGCGTTTAACCTCCGTCGATAACCTAGGCCATCAATTGGTTCGCTTGGAGTTCGTCACTCAGTCCGAACTCGCGGCCTGCATGGCTCAATTGCGCGGCAACGGCAGCACGCCGGAGGATCTGTTAAGGCTGTTGGAACGCAAACAGCACGTGACGTCTTACCAAGTGGGCAAGATTTTGCGGGGCGAAATCGATTTTCTCGTGCAAGGGCGGTACACACTGATGTACCGCAATGGGGCGGGAAGTTTCGCACGCGTGTTTCGTGCCAAAGCCCGTGACACGGGCGAGATGGTCGGCATCAAATTGCTCAGGCAGCGATACGTACAAGACCCCGGAAGCGTCGCCGAATTTCATCGCGAAGCGCAATTGGGCAAGACGATGAAGCATCCCAACATCGTGCCGATTTACGATGTGGGGCGAAACGGCGACCACCATTATTTCTCGATGGAGTTCATCGAGGGGGGAAACCTCCGCGAGTTGATGCGGATTCGCAAAAAGCTTTCAGTCGCCGACGCCACGCGTTCGACGCTCGACATGGCCAGTGGTTTGGAATACGCCCTGGGCCGCGGCTTCACACACCGCGACCTGAAAATGACCAACGTCCTGCTGAGCAGTAAAGGGGTCGCCAAGTTAGTCGACTTCGGATTGGCGGGCGGGGATTTGCATTTGCACCACGAACCGGGCGAGAGTTCAGCGCGGGCCTTGGAGTATGCTACGCTAGAAAAATCAACGGGTGTTCCGCCCAACGATCCCCGTAGCGACCTATTTTTTCTGGGTGCGATTTATTACGAATTGCTCACCGGCGTTCCCGCCTTTGGCCGCGCACGCGAGCGGTCCGACCGGGCTCAAGTCAGCCGCTATCGCGACGTCCGTCCGATTACTGCCATCGATTCGACATTACCCGGCGCGGTGGTTGATATTGTCAACAAAATGTTGCAGTACAATCCCAAGGCACGCTACCAAACTCCCACGGCATTGATCAGCGATTTACGCAGTGCACAGCGCGAATTGGGAGACAGCAGTAGTCCAGACGTACCGTCGCAGCCATCCAACAAGCAGCGTAAGCGGCGGCGTGACAGCGAAATGCGGACGGTGATGTGCATCGAGGATCGCTCGAAACAGCAAAATGACTTGCGAAGCTATTTCTCGAAACATGGTTTTCGCGTGCTGATGCTCAACGATCTGCAGCGCGGGTTAAATCGCTTGTCGACGGCGCCTCCCGACTGCATGGTGATCATGGCCGAATCGGTCGGCAGCGGTGCCCTAGAGGGCTTCCAAGAAGCGGCTCGGTTGCGAAACGGTTCCCCGATGGTCACTGTTTTGGTGCTACCGGAAAACCAAGCCGATCAAAAAGCGGAAATCGACATCACGCCAACCGAACAGGTCCTGGTGCAGCCGGTCACCCTCCGCGAACTGCGCACCTGCATCAAAACCGGTTTAGACGCCGCCAGCAGCAACGGCAAATCCGGCCCGGAACGTAACTGAGCGGTCCGGCGTTACGGCGGCCATTAAATGCGCCAGAATTCGCTGGTTAGCGGTTTCAGACTTGTTGACGCCAAGTATCGAGTGCAACCTCTGAAACTGCTCTAACGATAGCTGCTGTGTCGCATGCGTACAGGTCTGCGCAATTGAACACGCCGATTTCCAACAGCCGATACGCACCTTGGTCTGTTCTGCAAATATCAGCCACCCAGACACGCTCCGGTTGATACGCGGATGAGGCGATGATTTCCGCTAACTCCAAGGCTTTCGGGTCAATCGTCGCTTTGGGAGCAAACTTTTCAGAGTCAATATATTCTGAACCGGTAACGATGGTCTGATCCGCAATGATGAACCGCCACTCAGCGACGATCGATTTTGGCGAACTGACGACAACCAGGGCATTGGCAGGGACATCATAAAAGCCCATCAACTCCATGTCGGCATCAAACGTAGTTGTCGAAGTAATTTGGCCAGTGAACAGCTTTAACGGGGAATCAGGACGAACGAAAATCTTATCGTCGCGTCCCAGTGTGCCGAATAAGAATTCACGGCACCGCCGGAGTTCACCGAATGGCAGCATGATGTAGTCATTATTGAGGAGGTGTTCCCCAAAATGGCAATAATAGGAGGAGCATGCAAAGTTTTCGAAGGTTGCGAAAACACCTGGCTTCCAAAGTCGTTCGCGTGAAATTCGTGACACGATTTCAATGTCACCGTGGACGACGGCGCACGCATCTTGAGGAAAAATCTCACGATACGAACAGCCTTCGTCATCCCAGTTGTAGCCGGCCTTCGGATCGTGAATCAGTTTTACTTCGTGGCCTTGCGCGCGAATGTCGGCAATCAATTGGTCTCGATAATGATCAAAGAGCCCCGCATCGATAACCCAGCCGACGTTCATTTGTCGTTTTGACTCCGGAGGAACGCATACACCTACAAACCGGCGCACTGGAGAAGAGGGCCCGCCGATTCAGCAGCGAGCCCCATCTCTGTGATGTCACCAACAAGCGCTGGTTGCTAATGCAGATCCATGTCGCACGACAAACCGCCGCTGGCGCCGATGTAGGTTTCCAGCACGTAGTCCATCACCATGCGGTCGGCGTTGAATCGCCAGCCTAAGGTTCGCACGGCGCGTTTCATGCGCTTGATCCACTCTTGCGGCAAATCGTCGACGTCGCGGCGGTAATATAGCGGCACGACCTCTTCGGTCAGTACCTTCATCAGGCTGTCGGCATCGCGTTGATCCTGAATCTCCTGATTCACGTGCGTGCGACCTGTGCCGATGGCGAAGCCGTTGCTGCCATCGTAGGCCTCCGCCCACCAACCGTCCAAGATCGAGCAGTTCAACCCGCCATTGAGCACCACCTTTTGGCCGCTGGTTCCCGAGGCTTCCAACGGACGCCGCGGATTGTTCAGCCAAACATCGACCCCTTGCACCAAGTGCCGGCCGAGGTTGATGTCGTAGTTTTCCAGCAGCACCACCCGCCCGCGGAAACGTTCATCTTGGGACAACTGGTGAATCCGCTGCACGATGGCTTTACCGTTGTCATCAGCTGGGTGAGCCTTGCCGGCAAAGATGAATTGAATGGGCCGCTCTTCGTCGCCGATCAGATCGGCCAACAAATCCAAGTCCCGCATAAACAAATCGGATCGTTTATACGGTGCGAACCGCCGCGCAAATCCGATCGTGAGGATCTGTGGATCCAACGAGGCCCGCATTTTTTCGATTTGCTCCGGCGACTCTTTGCGACGCTCCGC from Symmachiella dynata encodes:
- a CDS encoding ATP-grasp domain-containing protein, translating into MNVGWVIDAGLFDHYRDQLIADIRAQGHEVKLIHDPKAGYNWDDEGCSYREIFPQDACAVVHGDIEIVSRISRERLWKPGVFATFENFACSSYYCHFGEHLLNNDYIMLPFGELRRCREFLFGTLGRDDKIFVRPDSPLKLFTGQITSTTTFDADMELMGFYDVPANALVVVSSPKSIVAEWRFIIADQTIVTGSEYIDSEKFAPKATIDPKALELAEIIASSAYQPERVWVADICRTDQGAYRLLEIGVFNCADLYACDTAAIVRAVSEVALDTWRQQV